The genomic window CTGGTCGAATTTCCCCTTGCGGGCGGTCGTGGCGCCGGTAAAGGCACCCTTTTCGTGTCCGAACAGTTCCGATTCGATCAGTTCCTCGGGGATGGCGGCACAATTCACCTCGACAAAGGGTTTGCTGTTGCGTCGTGAGTGCTGATAGATGGCCCGGGCGACCAACTCCTTGCCGGTGCCGTTTTCTCCGGTGATCAGAACCCAGCCCGAGGTCGGCGCGGCAATGCTGATCTGCTTTTTCAGTTCGGTGATCGGCGTGCTGTTGCCGATGATCTCGAAGTCTCTCGCCAGCCGCTCCTTCAGGACACGGTTTTCCTCGGTCAGGGCTCCAACCTTCAGTCCATTCTGAATCGAAAGCAGTACTTTTTCCAGAGAGAGGGGTTTTTCGATGAAGTCGAAGGCGCCGAGCTTGGTGGCCTTGACCGCCGTTTCGATGGTGCCGTGGCCGCTCATCATGATCACGGTCAGATGCGGATGACTGCCGGCGATCTGTCGCAGAACCTCCAGCCCGTCAATTCCCGGCATCCAGATGTCGAGCAGCACCAGGTCTGGTTCCTCCTGGCGCAGCAGGGCAAGGGCCTGTTCTCCCGATTCTGCCAGCAGCGGCTTGAATCCTTCATCCTGAAGAATGCCCTGAAGGCTTTCCCGGATACTGCGCTCGTCGTCAACGACAAGGATGGTTTTCATAGATATCTTCCTGAGTTTGGTCGGGGTCAGGCCGTAAGGCTCTGACCGCTGACGGGTAGTTCGACGATAAACCGCGTTCCCCGGGGATCATTGTCTTTCACCCGGATGTAACCGTTATGGTCGGAAATAATGGTTGCGACAATGGCCAGACCGAGACCTGTTCCCGATTTTTTAGTGGAGAAATAGGGTTCAAAAAGACGGGGTTTGTCTTCGGCACTGATACCCTCTCCACTGTCGGCGACGGTGAAGGTTGCCATCTGCAGACCCTGGTTGAAAAGGGTTTCGATTTCGATTGTCCCCTTGCCGTGCATGGCGTCTATGGCATTGTCGAGCAGGTTGATCAGGACCCGCTTGATCTGTTCCCGGTCCATGTCGAAGGTCGGCACCCGGGGATCCTGGCGGAATTGAAACTGAATCGCCTTGTGTCCTTCCTGGTAGAGGATGAGGGTGTCGCTGATGATTTTGTTGAGATCATTGGGTGTTGGATTGCTGGCCGGCATACGGGCAAAGCTGGAAAATTCATTGACCAGGTTTTTCAGTTCGTCAACCTGGTTGATGATCATCCGGGTGCATTCATCAAAGACCGAATCATCGTCACTGAAGCGGTCAAGGTAGCGCCGGCGAAGGCGTTGGGCGGAAAGCTGGACCGGGGTCAGGGGGTTCTTGATTTCGTGGGCGATACGTCG from Geothermobacter hydrogeniphilus includes these protein-coding regions:
- a CDS encoding sigma-54-dependent transcriptional regulator, which produces MKTILVVDDERSIRESLQGILQDEGFKPLLAESGEQALALLRQEEPDLVLLDIWMPGIDGLEVLRQIAGSHPHLTVIMMSGHGTIETAVKATKLGAFDFIEKPLSLEKVLLSIQNGLKVGALTEENRVLKERLARDFEIIGNSTPITELKKQISIAAPTSGWVLITGENGTGKELVARAIYQHSRRNSKPFVEVNCAAIPEELIESELFGHEKGAFTGATTARKGKFDQANGGTLFLDEIGDMSLKTQAKILRILQEHKFERVGGNRTIEVDVRVIAATNKDLEAEIEAGNFREDLYYRLNVLPFHVPPLRERRADIPQLAEHFLNFFCSKESRESKRLDSEAINALSAYSWPGNVRELKNIIERLVIMVPDAVITCDHLPAAIAGGKRNGRRSATVSNITRETSFRVAREEFEKEFLLQKLEENDWNISRTAEAIEIERSNLHRKIKSFGIELKK